Proteins encoded together in one Diceros bicornis minor isolate mBicDic1 chromosome 18, mDicBic1.mat.cur, whole genome shotgun sequence window:
- the CD68 gene encoding macrosialin: MRLAVLFSGALLGLLAAQGTGNDCPHKKSATLLPSFTVTPTATESTSSPGTTSHQTTQRHRTATTDTTSHQPTTATHNPATTTSQGNATVHPTTSNSTATSPGSSTSSPHPGPPPPSPSPSPGSKGAIGDYIWTNGSQPCVRLQAQIQLRVLYPTLGGGEAWGISVLNPNKTKAQGDCEGAHPRLLLSFPYGQLSFGFKQEPLQSTVYLNYMAVEYNVSFSQAAQWTFSVQNSSLRDLQTPLGQRFSCRNASIILSPAFHLDLLSLKLQAAQLPPTGAFGPSFSCPSDQSIWLPLIIGLILLGLLTLVLVTFCIIRRRPPTYQPL, encoded by the exons ATGAGGCtggctgtgcttttctcaggagCTTTGCTGGGCCTACTAGCAG CCCAAGGGACGGGGAATGACTGTCCTCATAAGAAATCGGCCACTCTGCTGCCATCCTTCACGGTAACACCTACAGCTACAGAAAGCACCTCAAGCCCAGGAACAACGAGCCACCAAACTACCCAGCGCCACAGAACCGCCACCACAGACACCACCAGCCACCAACCCACAACAGCCACTCACAATCCTGCGACCACCACCAGTCAAGGAAACGCCACAGTTCATCCAACAACAAGCAACAGTACTGCCACCAGCCCAGGATCCTCCACCAGTTCCCCCCACCCAGGACCACCTCCACCCTCTCCAAGTCCTAGCCCAGGCTCCAAGGGGGCTATAGGAGATTACATTTGGACTAATGGTTCCCAGCCCTGCGTCCGGCTCCAAGCCCAGATTCAGCTTCGAGTTCTGTACCCAACCCTGGGTGGAGGAGAG GCCTGGGGCATCTCTGTACTGAACCCCAACAAAACCAAGGCCCAGGGAGACTGTGAGGGTGCCCATCCCCGCTTGCTTCTCTCATTCCCCTACGGACAGCTCAGCTTTGGATTCAAGCAG GAGCCACTGCAGAGCACTGTCTACCTGAACTATATGGCTGTGGAGTACAACGTGTCCTTCTCGCAGGCAGCGC AGTGGACATTCTCGGTCCAGAATTCATCCCTTCGAGATCTCCAAACCCCCCTGGGCCAGAGATTCAGTTGCAGAAACGCGAGCATCATTCTTTCACCAGCTTTCCACCTTGACCTGCTCTCCCTGAAGCTACAAGCTGCTCAGCTGCCCCCCACAGGGGCCTTTGGGCCAA GTTTCTCTTGTCCCAGTGACCAATCCATCTGGCTGCCTCTCATCATCGGCCTGATCCTCCTCGGCCTCCTCACCCTGGTGCTTGTTACCTTCTGCATTATCCGAAGACGCCCACCCACCTACCAGCCCCTCTGA